A single window of Microplitis demolitor isolate Queensland-Clemson2020A chromosome 7, iyMicDemo2.1a, whole genome shotgun sequence DNA harbors:
- the LOC103570942 gene encoding aquaporin AQPAn.G isoform X2, whose amino-acid sequence MASLKTALGAQELTDKKAGLWRALLAEFLGTLLLNFFGCGAVVTQNVVAIALAFGLVVAGAVQGIGHVSGGHINPAVTFGLLAIGKVPVVRGILYVIAQSIGAIAGSAIIRALSPEIMEPYLGLVSLAPGVTPVQGLGVEFFLALILVVVVCGACDGAKPESKGIAPLIIGLAVTVGHIVGVPRTGAGMNPARSLGSSVVMGSFDNHWLYWVGPILGGIAGGLIYTHAIGPAKEPELPKNYSSVATDEKELHTLTTRKGTNA is encoded by the exons ATGGCGAGTCTCAAGACAGCTCTCGGGGCCCAGGAATTGACTGACAAGAAAGCTGGACTATGGAGAGCTTTGCTAGCTGAATTTTTGGGAACGTTGTTGCTTAATTTCTTTGGATGTGGAGCTGTTGTTACTCAAAATGTTGTGGCCATTGCACTGGCATTTGGGCTAGTGGTTGCTGGAGCCGTTCAAGGGATTGGACATGTGTCCGGAGGTCATATTAATCCGGCAGTTACTTTTGGTCTTCTTGCTATTGGAAAG gtACCAGTTGTACGTGGAATTTTATACGTGATAGCTCAAAGTATTGGAGCAATAGCTGGCTCAGCAATAATCCGCGCACTGTCTCCAGAAATAATGGAACCATATCTTGGACTAGTGTCTTTAGCACCCGGAGTAACTCCAGTTCAAGGTCTGGGTGTTGAATTTTTCCTGGCGCTGATTCTCGTGGTTGTTGTCTGCGGAGCTTGCGATGGAGCGAAACCAGAAAGCAAAGGGATCGCGCCGCTGATAATTGGACTGGCGGTTACTGTCGGACATATAGTCGGAGTCCCGAGAACTGGAGCTGGAATGAATCCTGCCCGATCACTAGGCAGCTCGGTGGTCATGGGAAGTTTCGATAACCACTGGCTGTACTGGGTTGGACCCATTCTTGGAGGAATCGCTGGTGGTTTGATCTATACTCACGCGATAGGTCCCGCCAAGGAGCCGGAACTCCCGAAAAATTATTCCTCAGTTGCTACTGATGAGAAAGAG CTCCACACACTCACTACCAGGAAGGGTACAAATGCTTGA
- the LOC103570942 gene encoding aquaporin AQPAn.G isoform X1 has translation MASLKTALGAQELTDKKAGLWRALLAEFLGTLLLNFFGCGAVVTQNVVAIALAFGLVVAGAVQGIGHVSGGHINPAVTFGLLAIGKVPVVRGILYVIAQSIGAIAGSAIIRALSPEIMEPYLGLVSLAPGVTPVQGLGVEFFLALILVVVVCGACDGAKPESKGIAPLIIGLAVTVGHIVGVPRTGAGMNPARSLGSSVVMGSFDNHWLYWVGPILGGIAGGLIYTHAIGPAKEPELPKNYSSVATDEKERFEYIDSGRGGL, from the exons ATGGCGAGTCTCAAGACAGCTCTCGGGGCCCAGGAATTGACTGACAAGAAAGCTGGACTATGGAGAGCTTTGCTAGCTGAATTTTTGGGAACGTTGTTGCTTAATTTCTTTGGATGTGGAGCTGTTGTTACTCAAAATGTTGTGGCCATTGCACTGGCATTTGGGCTAGTGGTTGCTGGAGCCGTTCAAGGGATTGGACATGTGTCCGGAGGTCATATTAATCCGGCAGTTACTTTTGGTCTTCTTGCTATTGGAAAG gtACCAGTTGTACGTGGAATTTTATACGTGATAGCTCAAAGTATTGGAGCAATAGCTGGCTCAGCAATAATCCGCGCACTGTCTCCAGAAATAATGGAACCATATCTTGGACTAGTGTCTTTAGCACCCGGAGTAACTCCAGTTCAAGGTCTGGGTGTTGAATTTTTCCTGGCGCTGATTCTCGTGGTTGTTGTCTGCGGAGCTTGCGATGGAGCGAAACCAGAAAGCAAAGGGATCGCGCCGCTGATAATTGGACTGGCGGTTACTGTCGGACATATAGTCGGAGTCCCGAGAACTGGAGCTGGAATGAATCCTGCCCGATCACTAGGCAGCTCGGTGGTCATGGGAAGTTTCGATAACCACTGGCTGTACTGGGTTGGACCCATTCTTGGAGGAATCGCTGGTGGTTTGATCTATACTCACGCGATAGGTCCCGCCAAGGAGCCGGAACTCCCGAAAAATTATTCCTCAGTTGCTACTGATGAGAAAGAG CGGTTCGAGTACATTGACAGCGGACGGGGCGGACTTTga
- the LOC103570943 gene encoding myrosinase 1: MNLIILISILPIISGPVFSATEKLVTTKPESAGVDKFPDDFLFGAATSAYQIEGAWNVSNKGKSIWDLWSHEKPSVVYDETNGDVAANSYYLYKTDVDLVKQLGANSYRVSLSWSRILPTGFDDYVNEDGIRYYNDLFDEMLKKNITPFVTIYHWDLPLNLENLGGWANPSIVDWFVDYARVVFNAFGAKVKLWGTYNEPMFNCYYTYNGAWARKNPIYKTKAGIYDFLCGHHALLAHAKTYQLYKKNFRATQKGEISIIIAPFSTIPRNPSDPEDVEANNFYLRFRNDWFLHPIFSKKGDYPQAMKDAIANHSAIQGFPKSRLPEFTKEEIVLIKNSADFLVINYYTIVTISKFKNLDIKKTVSFDADVGARHYFTVPDTSVVGYENQCTIPYCQPWGLSLTIHRITRKYDIPKIVIGENGYMDYHNLAGLNDIDRAEYHYYHLKELLKLIKEGINIKGYYVWSLIDLFEFSRGYTCNYGIYAVNFTDPNRTRTPKIWSTKLLKEIYTTKTIPSSFTNFVNQNRQ, translated from the exons atgaatCTTATAATTCTAATATCAATACTACCAATTATTAGCGGCCCGGTATTTTCGGCCACTGAAAAATTGGTTACGACTAAGCCCGAAAGTGCCGGGGTTGATAAATTTCcagatgattttctatttgGAGCGGCTACGTCGGCTTATCAAATCGAAGGTGCTTGGAATGTATCAA acaaAGGAAAATCTATTTGGGATCTATGGTCTCACGAAAAGCCATCCGTAGTATATGACGAAACGAATGGTGACGTGGCAGCAAATTCTTATTATTTGTACAAAACTGACGTCGATTTGGTCAAACAACTTGGA gcaaattcGTACCGAGTTTCTTTGTCCTGGTCGCGAATTTTGCCAACGGGTTTTGACGATTACGTCAACGAAGACGGTATCAGATATTACAATGATCTATTTGACGAGatgttgaagaaaaatataacacCTTTTGTTACAATTTACCACTGGGATTTGCCActtaatttggaaaatttggGCGGATGGGCGAATCCGTCAATCGTCGACTGGTTTGTCGATTACGCGCGAGTTGTATTCAATGCATTTGGGGCGAAG GTCAAATTATGGGGGACGTATAATGAACCCATGTTCAATTGCTACTACACTTATAACGGAGCTTGGGCGAGAAAAAATCcgatttataaaacaaaagctGGAATTTACGATTTTCTTTGTGGCCATCACGCATTGCTGGCTCATGCTAAAACGTATCagttgtacaaaaaaaatttccgcgCAACTCAAAAAG gaGAAATATCAATCATCATAGCGCCTTTTTCAACGATTCCACGAAATCCAAGTGACCCAGAAGACGTCgaagcaaataatttttatctacgATTCCGCAATGACTGGTTTTTGCAcccaattttttcaaaaaaaggagATTACCCGCAAGCAATGAAAGACGCGATAGCAAATCACAGCGCGATTCAAGGATTCCCTAAGTCACGCTTGCCCGAGTTCACAAAAGAAGAAATtgtgttgataaaaaattcagcgGACTTTTTggtcattaattattacacaATCGTAACCATatcaaagttcaaaaatttagatataaaaaaaacggtATCTTTTGATGCAGATGTAGGCGCTCGTCATTATTTTACTGTACCAGATACATCAGTTGTAGGATATGAGAACCAATGCACAATTCCATAT TGCCAACCATGGGGTCTGTCACTAACCATACATCGTATAACACGTAAGTatgatattccaaaaatagtAATTGGAGAAAATGGTTACATGGACTACCATAATTTGGCCGGGTTAAACGACATCGACCGAGCAGAATATCACTATTATCACCTGAAAGAACTTCTCAAGTTGATAAAAGAGGGTATCAATATCAAAGGGTATTATGTGTGGTCACTAATTGATCTTTTTGAATTTAGTAGAGGTTACACTTGTAACTATGGAATTTATGCAGTAAATTTTACGGACCCAAATCGAACACGAACACCCAAAATATGGTCAACAAAActattgaaagaaatttatacAACGAAAACTATTCCTTCATCTTTTACTAATTTCGTCAATCAAAATAGACAATAA
- the LOC103570944 gene encoding uncharacterized protein LOC103570944 encodes MENRSAATLRSRRVCRFCLCENEPLHFIYERDPSRPFQVPLSLQIMSCVSIEVYAADGMPQMICKMCRWNLDRSYKFKLQCKKADDALRAYPATGVLPRPFPPITNDSMDSAGNKRSADQRTQSEQSLKKPRVDNGDRERRERERQESVKSDREEMYKEEHRDSEADEESMDDKSGKLEPGEIRVHACDQCDRTFPLRQSLVLHIQRAHRDRTHKCTECDRMFFSKYDLQKHMSTHAEEKPYSCTICQKTFTRANLLARHEKIHHEDMRHSCQHCDREFFSREDLEKHEDTSHKSIKPFSCNICSKRFTYKQSLERHEMQHSEDKSFTCEYCKEAFRTSTKLARHLQTHAGHRPYLCKLCPRDFLLSHHLSRHMRTHSVEKRHICEECGKAFKRKESLEVHQLTHSKRTGLGLTCDVCQETCRNRADYVTHIKQHIEAGEKMGPDGLSPEIKEKMETESEEEDEEEQFSDGDDDYEPPASLLKKYPKSISKQSEESEEEPEQRVVKEEPKEQVVFVRAKDGQIVKKTIKTMMPSQRKETAETRVVAKASPSQSTTKVQHSKQSDGSPKGAGARADDTEAEVQKIVASVFQEHKMSLKQQNIPQEPPAKSQVTRSQVIKEEKVEGGTPKTVQVTKRIIVRKPAANETTTTTTTTTTTTPAAAPAKEAAADAKSTTPAVKSTKRVIVRKIIRKGNTEHVEWRYQDGTEIDAADLAKLTTGQIVKRVIKTISKPKVPQAVKVSTEQRAAATTEAPKFELKTSQSSTTVAPVTITPVAPVVDKNDKISEKVEQLEKTVAQQRLQIEELRLRKDTYEPMDDMLPERHDSEDEQELPLKRVFVKTNQSIYDEEKTYSDLLDDKSVTIKKIEKNKDKIEKKVLIKTEEPSEVEQMSIEINSMMAEAEAKKAAAAAEEAVEAVEELEPEKPADEQMEVEQSEEPEKEAMELNDSAAEKNDVSKVDAEQEEEKQTDEEAVVAALEQQDDPESSDIFDAPSSPLSQKTNSNLDDSVVALSQANDTINLNDTNDSQDSLEDKLSRMDG; translated from the exons atggaaaatagatcAGCGGCTACACTGCGGTCTCGACGAGTTTGCCGATTCTGCTTGTGCGAGAATGAGCCATTGCACTTCATCTATGAGAGAGATCCATCCAGGCCCTTTCAGGTCCCGCTATCACTGCAAATAATGTCTTGTGTCTCTATTGAG gTATATGCAGCTGATGGAATGCCTCAAATGATTTGCAAAATGTGCCGTTGGAATTTAGACCGTTCATACAAATTCAAACTCCAATGCAAAAAAGCTGACGATGCATTGCGAGCATACCCAGCAACAGGAGTGTTGCCTCGTCCCTTCCCGCCAATAACCAACGACTCGATGGACAGCGCTGGTAACAAGCGCTCAGCCGACCAGCGAACCCAATCCGAACAATCACTGAAGAAGCCGCGAGTAGATAACGGGGATCGCGAACGCAGAGAACGCGAACGTCAAGAATCAGTCAAGTCAGATCGCGAGGAGATGTACAAAGAGGAGCATCGTGACAGCGAAGCTGACGAGGAGAGCATGGATGACAAGTCTGGTAAATTGGAACCTGGTGAAATTCGCGTTCACGCATGCGATCAGTGTGACCGAACATTCCCACTACGTCAATCTTTGGTGCTTCACATCCAACGCGCTCATCGTGACCGCACTCACAAGTGCACAGAGTGCGACCGCATGTTCTTCTCCAAGTACGATTTGCAAAAGCACATGAGCACTCACGCTGAGGAGAAGCCGTACTCCTGCACAATTTGCCAGAAAACTTTCACGCGTGCGAATCTTTTAGCCCGCCATGAGAAGATTCATCACGAGGACATGCGTCACAGCTGTCAACACTGCGACCGCGAGTTTTTCTCCCGCGAAGATCTTGAGAAGCACGAGGACACTTCACATAAATCTATAAAACCTTTCTCATGCAACATCTGCAGCAAACGCTTCACTTACAAGCAGAGTCTTGAGCGCCATGAGATGCAGCACTCAGAAGACAAGAGTTTCACTTGCGAGTACTGCAAAGAAGCATTCAGGACCAGCACTAAACTGGCACGTCATTTACAAACTCATGCTGGACATCGTCCGTATTTATGTAAGTTGTGTCCTCGCGACTTCTTGCTCTCCCATCACCTGTCTCGTCACATGCGCACCCACTCCGTGGAGAAGCGGCACATCTGCGAGGAGTGTGGCAAGGCATTCAAACGCAAAGAGAGTCTTGAAGTCCACCAGCTCACTCACAGCAAACGCACTGGTTTAGGGTTGACTTGTGACGTCTGTCAAGAGACTTGTCGCAACCGCGCAGACTACGTGACTCACATCAAGCAGCACATTGAGGCGGGAGAAAAAATGGGACCAGATGGTCTCTCACCGGAGATTAAAGAGAAAATGGAGACCGAGTCTGAAGaggaagatgaagaagaaCAATTCTCAGACGGTGACGACGATTATGAGCCACCGGCTTCCCTGCTTAAGAAATATCCAAAGTCTATTTCCAAACAGTCTGAGGAAAGCGAGGAAGAACCTGAGCAGCGCGTCGTCAAGGAAGAGCCCAAGGAGCAGGTGGTCTTTGTCCGTGCTAAGGATGGACAGATTGTCAAAAAGACAATAAAGACAATGATGCCGTCTCAGCGTAAAGAAACAGCTGAGACGAGAGTCGTGGCCAAGGCAAGTCCCAGCCAGTCCACCACCAAGGTCCAGCATTCCAAGCAATCTGATGGGTCACCCAAGGGAGCTGGGGCTCGTGCCGATGACACTGAAGCCGAGGTACAGAAGATTGTTGCTTCAGTGTTCCAAGAACACAAAATGTCATTAAAACAACAAAACATTCCACAGGAACCTCCAGCGAAGAGCCAGGTCACTCGCTCCCAGGTCATCAAGGAGGAGAAAGTTGAAGGAGGCACTCCCAAAACTGTCCAGGTAACTAAGCGTATTATTGTACGTAAACCAGCAGCCAATGAAACAACAACAACCACTACTACTACCACCACCACTACCCCAGCTGCTGCTCCAGCTAAAGAAGCAGCAGCGGACGCCAAGTCCACGACACCCGCTGTTAAAAGCACCAAGAGAGTTATCGTACGCAAAATAATTCGTAAAGGTAATACTGAACATGTCGAGTGGAGATATCAGGACGGTACTGAAATAGACGCTGCTGATCTCGCGAAACTGACCACCGGTCAAATTGTCAAGCGGGTCATCAAGACAATCAGTAAACCCAAGGTACCGCAAGCTGTCAAAGTGTCCACTGAACAACGCGCTGCTGCTACTACCGAGGCgcctaaatttgaattgaagaCATCGCAGTCTAGCACGACCGTTGCACCAGTGACTATAACTCCGGTGGCTCCGGTTGTAGATAAGAATGATAAGATTTCAGAGAAAGTTGAGCAGCTAGAGAAAACTGTCGCTCAACAGCGTCTTCAGATCGAGGAACTGCGTTTGAGAAAAGACACATATGAGCCGATGGACGACATGCTTCCAGAACGACATGACTCTGAGGACGAACAAGAATTGCCGTTGAAACGCGTGTTTGTTAAAACAAACCAGAGTATTTATGACGAGGAAAAAACTTACAGCGACTTGTTGGATGATAAGAGCGTGACGATAAAGAAGATAGAGAagaataaagataaaattgaGAAGAAAGTTCTCATAAAAACTGAAGAACCTTCAGAAGTTGAGCAGATGAGCATTGAAATCAACAGCATGATGGCTGAAGCCGAAGCCAAGAAAGCAGCAGCCGCCGCTGAAGAAGCTGTCGAGGCCGTCGAAGAATTGGAGCCCGAGAAACCGGCTGATGAACAAATGGAAGTCGAGCAGTCAGAGGAACCCGAAAAGGAGGCAATGGAGCTCAATGATTCCGCGGccgaaaaaaatgatgtctCCAAAGTCGATGCTGAACAGGAGGAAGAAAAACAAACGGATGAAGAAGCTGTAGTTGCAGCACTCGAGCAGCAAGACGATCCAGAGTCATCGGATATTTTTGACGCTCCTTCTTCGCCTCTGAGCCagaaaacaaattcaaatcttGATGATTCGGTGGTTGCTCTGAGTCAGGCCAACGAtaccattaatttaaatgacacTAATGACAGTCAGGACAGCTTGGAAGACAAACTTTCACGAATGGATggttag